One stretch of Arachis hypogaea cultivar Tifrunner chromosome 20, arahy.Tifrunner.gnm2.J5K5, whole genome shotgun sequence DNA includes these proteins:
- the LOC112782684 gene encoding probable gamma-secretase subunit PEN-2, giving the protein MEAPQSQSQMQVQVQLQGNSSSNPNPNPDPSPIRSTGGIWPTIDGPLGLSEEESVSYARRFYKFGFALLPLLWAVNCFYFWPVLRHSRSFPRIRPYIVGSAVGFTVFSALLCTWALTFSLGGERLFGPVWDQLVMYNLADRLGLTAWN; this is encoded by the exons ATGGAAGCACCGCAGTCGCAGTCACAGATGCAGGTGCAGGTGCAGTTGCAGGGTAACAGCAGCTCCAACCCCAACCCTAACCCTGATCCTAGCCCGATTCGGAGTACGGGGGGAATTTGGCCAACAATCGACGGACCTCTGGGGCTGTCGGAGGAAGAATCAGTGAGCTACGCTCGGCGGTTCTACAAGTTCGGGTTcgcacttcttcctcttctttgggCCGTTAACTGCTTCTACTTCTGGCCCGTCCTTCGCCACTCTCGCTCCTTCCCTCGCATTCGCCCCT ATATTGTAGGATCAGCAGTTGGGTTCACAGTATTCTCGGCGCTTCTCTGTACCTGGGCTCTAACATTTTCGCTTGGAGGGGAACGCCTCTTTGGGCCGGTCTGGGATCAATTGGTTATGTACAATCTTGCTGATAGGTTAGGTTTAACAGCCTGGAACTAG
- the LOC112782683 gene encoding germin-like protein subfamily 3 member 4 has product MSMNLCSSFFFMFFIATPFTCIIHVCSADCDNLQDTCPTSLPEKETIFINGLPCKSKDNNTAQDFKTAELTRAGPRDNFFGSSMNIVSASKFPGLNTVGISISRIDIEVDGMVNLHNHPRATEMIYVNQGVLAAAFLDTQNQLFQKSLRAGDVFVIPKGLFHFFLNRGSAAAVIFSVFNSQNPGLGSLSASTPSETTLESVENLKRKLITSFSDLELHHGTTDLASQILEIIYS; this is encoded by the coding sequence ATGAGTATGAATTTatgttcttcctttttcttcatgttcttcattgCGACCCCTTTTACCTGCATCATCCATGTTTGCTCAGCAGATTGTGATAATCTACAAGATACATGCCCGACATCTTTGCCAGAAAAGGAAACCATATTCATCAATGGACTACCCTGCAAGAGTAAAGACAACAACACTGCTCAGGATTTCAAGACCGCAGAACTGACAAGGGCTGGTCCTAGAGACAATTTCTTCGGCTCCTCAATGAACATAGTTAGTGCTTCCAAGTTCCCCGGCCTTAACACGGTTGGCATCTCGATTAGTAGAATTGACATTGAAGTGGACGGGATGGTAAACCTTCACAATCATCCGAGAGCCACCGAGATGATCTATGTCAACCAAGGGGTGCTGGCAGCAGCATTTCTTGATACGCAAAACCAGCTTTTCCAAAAGTCTCTGAGAGCAGGCGATGTGTTTGTGATCCCTAAAGGATTGTTCCACTTCTTTCTGAATCGCGGTTCAGCTGCGGCAGTTATCTTCTCTGTTTTCAATAGCCAGAATCCAGGGTTGGGCTCCCTCAGTGCTTCTACACCTTCTGAGACCACATTGGAGTCGGTAGAGAACCTAAAGCGGAAACTCATAACCTCATTTTCTGACTTAGAACTTCATCATGGCACTACTGATTTGGCCTCACAAATACTAGAGATCATATACAGTTAG